A window of the Aspergillus flavus chromosome 6, complete sequence genome harbors these coding sequences:
- a CDS encoding putative transcriptional regulator (unnamed protein product) produces the protein MTPRRSSRARTSQPSPAILQHTNSSSSSASLTRERSTRSNAKNPSPQGSSGHRSQSIDDADAAKLDFPQTRQRQRARGDEEIDKIAEVEEEEGEEDEEEEITRCLCGQQEYPGLPPSRRDLLGRNGMHGRVKDDPILNFSADSSDLMSDEIGSMFIQCDQCKVWQHGGCVGIMDEAMSPDEYFCEECRKDLHRIKNESNGQYSSQYLPVAPPSPASSSRDSSRDNSKRTKDSKSRQNDPSNPKRRSTMNSRDAAYDEEEQIRRAIEESKEETKPASEEIAARRGKRSRSDSEAHKQAAKRQRTSSPSPGATSNKQSNPVSQPASEDEKAKAATNGTRRQRAASRSQHNKETKDVEEPEAEQPDATNRRKGRSDRRKGDGTDSDHEAVSPTKTVATNLEPPQPSPDTTAPAPEPAPSRPSTRKSGRPPARRGGRVGRNQYTRDRDVNGNGDSSFMMNSPRRGQSHDTNGDSPRVGGANGTYLNGSESGKPSRPRYVNQRTTMNEMKRRVAAILEFISRMQVEMASAGESTTPPGVNSDRLNGILMKAVSEQLENAMASTVSEADSGTATTDGENGAVSTEKEFKDLSSVEMMDVLTRHLLKWQQEYGKFGER, from the exons ATGACTCCTCGTCGCTCCTCTCGTGCCCGTACCTCCCAACCCTCACCCGCAATTCTTCAACACACGAATTCCTCGAGTTCTTCCGCCTCATTGACTCGTGAGAGAAGTACTCGTTCCAACGCTAAGAATCCATCCCCTCAGGGGTCGTCCGGCCACCGCTCCCAATCCATCGACGATGCCGACGCCGCCAAACTTGACTTCCCACAAACAAGGCAGCGCCAGCGCGCCCGGGGAGACGaagaaatagataagattgctgaggtggaggaagaggagggcgaagaagatgaggaggaagaaattaCCAGGTGCCTCTGTGGCCAACAGGAATACCCAGGCCTGCCCCCTTCTCGTCGGGACCTCCTCGGTCGTAATGGTATGCATGGGAGAGTTAAAGATGACCCCATCCTGAACTTCTCTGCAGACTCGTCGGACTTAATGTCCGATGAGATCGGAAGTATGTTCATTCAGTGTGATCAATGTAAGGTTTGGCAGCATGGTGGCTGTGTCGGAATCATGGACGAGGCCATGAGCCCCGATGAATATTTCTGTGAAGAATGCCGCAAAGATCTTCACAGAATTAAGAACGAGTCAAATGG GCAATACTCGTCTCAGTATCTTCCGGTTGCCCCGCCATCCcctgcttcttcctctcgaGACTCGTCCCGCGATAATTCTAAGCGGACGAAAGATTCTAAATCACGACAAAATGATCCATCCAATCCTAAGCGTCGGTCGACGATGAACAGCCGTGACGCTGCttatgatgaagaagagcagatTCGTCGTGCAATCGAGGAAAGCAAGGAAGAAACCAAGCCAGCTTCAGAAGAGATTGCAGCCcggagagggaaaagaagccGAAGTGATAGTGAAGC TCACAAACAGGCGGCGAAGCGACAGCGCACAAGCTCACCTTCGCCCGGTGCTACTTCGAATAAACAAAGTAATCCGGTATCCCAGCCCGCATCAGAAGAcgaaaaggccaaggctgCCACAAACGGGACTCGAAGACAGCGAGCTGCATCCCGGAGCCAGCATAACAAGGAAACCAAAGATGTCGAGGAGCCTGAGGCCGAACAGCCTGATGCGACAAACCGTAGAAAGGGAAGGTCAGATCGACGGAAAGGTGACG GAACGGACTCTGACCACGAAGCGGTTTCGCCAACCAAAACAGTTGCGACTAATCTAgaaccaccacaaccaagTCCAGACACAACAGCGCCTGCCCCCGAACCTGCACCTTCCCGTCCATCTACACGAAAATCCGGCCGGCCGCCCGCACGCCGTGGTGGGCGAGTGGGCCGCAATCAATATACTAGAGACCGTGATGTCAATGGCAATGGAGACTCAAGCTTCATGATGAATTCCCCGCGGCGCGGACAGTCCCATGACACTAACGGAGATTCACCTAGAGTGGGTGGAGCCAATGGGACATATCTGAACGGCAGTGAGTCAGGGAAACCTAGCCGACCCCGATATGTGAACCAACGAACTACTATGAATGAAATGAAGAGACGCGTTGCCGCCATTTTGGAATTCATCTCCAGGATGCAAGTGGAAATGGCCTCCGCCGGTGAGAGTACTACTCCTCCGGGGGTTAATAGTGACCGGCTTAACGGCATCCTCATGAAGGCTGTGAGTGAGCAGCTGGAGAATGCCATGGCGTCGACGGTCAGCGAAGCAGACTCAGGTACAGCTACGACCGATGGTGAAAATGGAGCCGTATCGACAGAAAAGGAATTCAAGGACTTAAGCAGTGTTGAGATGATGGATGTGCTCACACGGCACCTCCTCAAGTGGCAGCAAGAGTATGGGAAATTCGGCGAGAGGTGA
- a CDS encoding C2H2 type zinc finger domain protein: MLSQSSSPQPRGNRRSSVGAKARVCDHCGRTFRRTEHLERHVRTHTKEKPYVCFCGAAFTRRDLLKRHTRITHENNGLISPTSQPQQEAAGQSLARRTPDPPVTQPYNVQPAPRSDIPLVPPPMEQWSGPQHGPYLEQNQSMLNAGGQSTGLGPHPAVTHDADILQAAQLLLPGSFRDTQPPPQPLPYFPEELNHFQEFTHFLDSIGLPSEWVPALREVPQVQGTVPADVPDPVRDPREPQQGASRRSQAERSRADSPFRSWLPSVPSGDQSLGTVSDYEPPQHSMKVIPPKVSEEQRLRLVASLEEHRHLIPDFVLPSRHTLTRYLTSFFDGFHPHLPYLHLPTLRINERAPELVLALMTIGAQYRFEHRNAERLFYASKAIVLHKLSKETHTPLAAYNGIIQIPLDSIRELSQRTGQATALSPSENDLGMSAWRQIETIRTLLTLMGYATWEKSELVQEAFSLQGLLVRCLREFGLTENITVVPRHSPMQWHEWAEEESIRRTRFISFCFVHVHSIAYNIYPVLRSSEVHLRLPCSTKEWKATTAQEWELAQKEVGAQQLFFQDALALLLQPSRTTVLLDPIPAPLGNYILLHGLLQRIHLVSELSLPTGDQALALPTEELNKLERALRSWTSVWQQAPESSLDPHNDNGPIPFTSSSLLGLAYVRLSLNLGPYRQLETRDPYRIASALHRSPRPGRSYRLTPALIYSAHALSIPVRLGIDHVARSQAFFWSVRHSIASLECAVLLSKWLLSLAETGGDQNLSDNESRILNWTRCIVEEAYSSMDLEDWETVPSLDPVGLGLAVIRLWSRLFRKNTQWPFINVLGESLEKYLTLVRPG, encoded by the exons ATGCTGTCACAATCGTCATCACCTCAACCTCGGGGCAATCGTCGCTCGAGCGTTGGAGCAAAAGCTCGCGTCTGCGACCATTGCGGACGGACGTTCAGGAGAACGGAACATCTGGAACGGCACGTACGCACTC ATACAAAGGAAAAGCCGTATGTCTGTTTCTGCGGGGCTGCATTTACCCGACGGGATCTGCTAAAGCGCCACACGCGCATCACCCATGAGAATAATGGCTTGATATCGCCGACCTCACAGCCCCAGCAAGAAGCTGCAGGGCAGTCGCTTGCGCGGCGTACTCCAGATCCTCCGGTGACTCAACCATACAATGTACAACCCGCACCACGCTCGGATATCCCTCTCGTACCACCTCCCATGGAGCAGTGGTCCGGGCCGCAGCACGGACCGTACCTGGAACAAAACCAGAGCATGCTTAATGCAGGTGGTCAGAGTACAGGCTTAGGCCCACATCCTGCAGTAACTCATGACGCGGACATCTTACAGGCTGCTCAACTATTGCTTCCCGGTAGTTTTCGAGACACACAGCCCCCTC CCCAACCATTGCCGTATTTTCCGGAAGAACTTAATCATTTCCAAGAATTCACCCATTTCTTGGATTCAATTGGACTGCCTTCGGAATGGGTTCCCGCCCTAAGGGAAGTGCCTCAGGTTCAGGGTACAGTTCCTGCGGACGTGCCTGACCCGGTCAGGGACCCTAGAGAGCCGCAACAGGGTGCCTCTCGTCGGAGCCAGGCGGAGCGCTCGCGCGCTGATTCGCCCTTTCGATCCTGGTTGCCCTCAGTACCTTCTGGGGATCAAAGCTTAGGGACGGTTTCCGACTATG AGCCTCCTCAACATTCCATGAAGGTCATTCCGCCGAAGGTTAGCGAAGAACAGCGGCTACGTCTTGTGGCTTCCTTAGAAGAGCATCGCCACCTTATTCCCGACTTCGTCCTCCCGTCGCGGCACACGTTAACAAGGTATCTGACATCTTTTTTTGATGGATTCCACCCTCATCTGCCATACCTACACCTTCCAACACTGCGAATCAACGAGCGCGCCCCTGAGCTTGTTTTAGCCTTGATGACAATAGGTGCCCAGTATCGGTTCGAGCACCGTAACGCAGAACGGCTTTTCTATGCTTCCAAGGCAATTGTGTTGCATAAACTGTCGAAAGAAACACATACACCACTGGCAGCATACAATGGGATCATCCAAATACCGCTAGATAGCATTCGTGAACTATCCCAAAGGACAGGGCAAGCTACAGCACTATCTCCTTCGGAAAATGATCTCGGCATGAGTGCGTGGAGACAAATCGAAACCATTCGCACCCTGCTTACGTTAATGGGGTACGCCACATGGGAGAAGTCTGAGCTGGTTCAAGAAGCCTTTAGCTTACAAGGCCTGCTGGTGCGGTGCTTGCGCGAATTCGGTTTGACTGAGAACATTACGGTTGTCCCAAGACACTCACCCATGCAGTGGCATGAATGGGCGGAGGAAGAATCGATTCGACGTACCAGGttcatctccttctgctTTGTCCATGTCCATAGTATAGCGTACAACATCTACCCGGTACTTCGCAGCAGTGAGGTCCATCTGCGACTGCCCTGTTCCACGAAGGAGTGGAAAGCAACCACCGCCCAGGAATGGGAACTAGCTCAGAAAGAGGTTGGCGCTCAACAACTGTTCTTTCAAGACGCTCTAGCTCTCTTACTACAACCATCGCGGACGACGGTCTTGCTGGATCCGATCCCTGCGCCACTGGGGAACTACATTCTTCTTCACGGTCTTCTTCAGCGCATCCATCTTGTGAGTGAGCTCTCTTTACCGACGGGAGACCAAGCCCTTGCGCTACCGACAGAAGAGCTGAATAAACTGGA GAGAGCTCTCCGGTCCTGGACTTCAGTTTGGCAACAAGCCCCGGAATCGAGCCTTGATCCTCACAATGATAATGGTCCCATCCCCTTTACTTCGAGTTCACTATTGGGCTTGGCCTATGTTCGCCTTTCCCTGAATTTAGGGCCATACCGTCAACTCGAGACAAGGGATCCATACCGTATAGCCTCTGCGTTGCACAGATCACCTAGGCCTGGCAGAAGCTATCGACTGACTCCTGCGCTTATATATTCGGCGCATGCTTTAAGTATCCCTGTGCGGCTAGGGATCGATCATGTTGCGCGCAGTCAAGCGTTCTTTTGGAGCGTCCGCCACTCAATTGCCAGTCTAGAATGTGCTGTCCTCCTCAGCAAGTGGCTTCTCTCTTTAGCGGAGACAGGGGGTGATCAGAATTTAAGTG ATAATGAGAGTCGGATATTGAACTGGACACGTTGTATTGTCGAAGAAGCATATTCCTCGATGGACTTAGAAGACTGGGAAACCGTCCCTAGCTTGGACCCTGTCGGCCTTGGACTTGCAGTCATCAGACTCTGGTCCCGCCTGTTCCGAAAGAACACGCAGTGGCCGTTTATCAATGTTCTTGGAGAAAGTCTTGAAAAGTACCTGACATTGGTCCGGCCGGGCTGA
- a CDS encoding oxidoreductase, with amino-acid sequence MARTYTFPGVAVITGAGGTGIGAAIARGFASAGCDRIAITDLNPTSLDETKQAILSSHPQAHLVVRAGNIADEQFVDSFIAEVAHTFGRLDYAVNCAGIFGDALRSTEMSTETFDQINNVNYRGCWLSSRAELRQMIKQEPLPSHDPSRSPQRGAVVNIASQLGMVGRPKAPAYCSSKAAIIAMTRSDAIDYSKDDIRVNCVCPGIIETPMTTHSEEILGRLRPAVDIAPMRRMGQPDEVADTVLFLCSSFASFVQGHALVVDGGYVLN; translated from the exons ATGGCTCGAACTTATACGTTTCCTGGTGTGGCCGTCATCACCGGAGCGGGTGGGACCG GTATCGGAGCAGCAATTGCAAGAGGTTTTGCCTCAGCAGGCTGTGACAGAATCGCAATCACAGACCTTAACCCAACCTCGTTAGATGAAACCAAACAAGCCATCCTTAGCTCCCACCCTCAAGCCCACCTCGTCGTCCGAGCGGGGAATATTGCAGATGAACAATTCGTCGACTCGTTTATTGCCGAGGTCGCCCATACCTTTGGACGGTTGGACTACGCAGTGAACTGCGCTGGAATCTTCGGAGATGCTCTGCGATCGACAGAGATGTCGACGGAGACCTTTGACCAAATCAATAATGTCAACTATCGAGGATGCTGGCTATCTTCAAGGGCAGAACTAAGACAGATGATCAAGCAGGAGCCGCTACCGAGCCATGATCCTAGTCGCTCACCTCAGAGGGGGGCTGTGGTCAATATTGCAAGCCAGCTAGGAATGGTTGGCCGCCCTAAGGCTC CTGCCTACTGTAGCTCCAAAGCCGCCATAATCGCCATGACCCGGTCTGACGCTATAGACTATTCGAAGGATGACATCAGAGTGAATTGTGTCTGTCCAGGTATCATCGAGACACCGATGACAACACACAGCGAAGAAATCCTTGGAAGACTGAGGCCCGCCGTGGATATTGCCCCAATGAGAAGGATGGGGCAACCAGATGAAGTTGCGGATACCGTATTGTTCCTATGTTCTAGCTTCGCATCTTTTGTTCAGGGCCATGCCTTAGTTGTGGACGGGGGGTATGTACTCAATTAA